One Dermatophagoides farinae isolate YC_2012a chromosome 1, ASM2471394v1, whole genome shotgun sequence genomic region harbors:
- the fand gene encoding pre-mRNA-splicing factor SYF1 fand has product MDNDTEKNSSIVISEEDLAHEEDILRNSYSIKHWLRYIDHKKESSNNVVNLLYERALKLMPGSYKLWYSYLKLRVKQTSSLSIFDPLVKDSNNCFERSLVFMHKMPRIWIEYLQFLISQCDLTKTRRTFDRALQALPITQHNRIWPLYLKFVKSHNLPETSIRVYRRYLMLSPEEAEDFIDYLISIERWDEAALKLTEIVNDEHFVSKQGRSKHQLWTELAEILCRHPGEIHSLNVDVIIREGIKRYVDQQGKLWISLAEYYTRSGLFDKARDIFEEALANIKTVRDFSQIFDAYTQSEEKLIQIRMNQENLSEDDEIELDLRMIRYEDIIERRPLLLNNVALRQNPHNVEEWLKRVKLLENKPAEIVEVYSDAVQTVQAKQAIGKYYLLWVKFAQFYESNGQLEDARLIFEKAVTVEYVKVEDLANVWCEWVEMEVRNNNFETALKLMQRAVSIPTRKTSYYDQSESVQNRLYKSLKIWSMYADLEESFGTFESTKAVYDKIIELKIVTPQIIINYGLFLEENGYFEESFKAYEKGIALFRWPNVFDIWNTYLTKFLRRYKGSKLERIRDLFEQCLEYCPATYCKHFFFLYAKCEEEYGLARNATTIYDRATKKVPSSERMEVFNIFIRKAAEMFGVTHTRSIYEKAIEMLPDAEAREMCLKFADLERKLGEIDRARAIYAHCSQICDPRTATTFWNAWKDFEIKHGNEDTVREMLRIKRSVMATFNTQVNFMSAQMMASAFHQQDKEQNNKMNDLENIAAEANQQTKQEIKNAVQFVKSDSATNNGNKMNETIIITDTANPDEINLDDDEDLDAEQSDGDEDENGQSSKTKLTEIEQKMVPKEVFGGLRNDDDDD; this is encoded by the exons atggataatgatacggagaaaaattcatctatTGTTATC agcgAAGAAGATCTGGCTCACGAAGAAGATATTCTCCGAAATTcttattcaatcaaacattggTTGCGTTATATTGATCATAAGaaagaatcatcaaacaatgttgtcaatttattatatgaaaGAGCTTTGAAATTAATGCCTGGTAGTTATAAACTATGGTATAGTTATCTTAAGCTTCGCGTTAAACAGACAAGTTCGttatcaatatttgatcCACTCGTAAAGGATTCGAATAATTGTTTTGAACGTTCATTGGTTTTTATGCATAAAATGCCACGAATATGGATCGAATATCtacaatttttaatttcacaATGTGATTTGACCAAAACACGGCGAACATTTGATCGTGCATTACAAGCGTTACCAATCACTCAACATAATCGTATATGGCCATTATATTTAAAATTCGTTAAATCACATAATCTTCCCGAAACCTCGATTCGTGTTTATCGTCGTTATCTAATGTTATCGCCAGAAGAAGCTGAAgattttatcgattatcTGATCTCGATAGAACGATGGGATGAAGCTGCATTGAAATTGACAGaaattgtaaatgatgaacatttcgTTTCTAAACAAGGTCGATCTAAACATCAACTATGGACAGAATTAGCCGAAATTCTATGCCGTCATCCGggtgaaattcattcactcaATGTTGATGTAATTATTCGTGAAGGCATAAAACGATATGTTGATCAACAAGGAAAACTATGGATTAGTTTAGCCGAATATTATACTCGTAGCGGTTTATTTGATAAAGCACGTGATATATTCGAAGAAGCATTGGCCAACATTAAAACTGTTCGTGatttttcacaaattttCGATGCTTACACACAAAGTGAAGAGAAATTGATTCAGATCCGTATGAATCAAGAGAATCTAagtgaagatgatgaaattgaattggatttaCGAATGATACGATATGAAGATATCATCGAACGACGACCGTTATTATTGAACAATGTTGCATTGCGACAAAATCCACATAATGTTGAAGAATGGTTGAAAAGAGTTAAACTGTTGGAAAATAAACCAGCCGAGATTGTTGAAGTTTATAGTGATGCTGTACAAACTGTACAGGCAAAACAAGCAATCGGCAAGTATTATTTATTGTGGGTAAAATTTGCCCAATTCTATGAATCTAATGGCCAGCTTGAAGATGCAAGATTAATTTTCGAAAAAGCCGTCACAGTTGAATACGTAAAAGTTGAAGATCTGGCCAATGTTTGGTGTGAATGGGTAGAAATGGAAGTGCGTAATAACAATTTCGAAACGGCATTAAAATTAATGCAAAGAGCCGTTTCTATTCCAACTAGAAAAACATCATATTATGATCAATCCGAATCGGTACAGAACCGTTTatataaatcattgaaaatatggTCAATGTATGCCGACTTGGAGGAAAGTTTTGGAACATTTGAATCAACAAAAGCAGTGtatgataaaataattgaattgaaaatcgtCACACCgcaaataatcataaattatGGCCTTTTCCTCGAGGAAAACGGATACTTTGAAGAATCATTCAAAGCATATGAGAAAGGTATCGCATTGTTTCGATGGCCAAATGTTTTCGACATTTGGAATACATATCTAACGAAATTTCTACGACGATATAAAGGTTCCAAATTGGAACGTATACGAGATCTATTTGAACAATGTCTAGAATATTGTCCGGCAACATATTGTAAGCATTTCTTTTTCCTTTATGCTAAATGTGAAGAAGAATATGGTTTGGCTAGAAATGCAACCACTATTTATGATCGAGCAACGAAAAAAGTACCATCATCCGAACGAATGGAagtattcaatatttttattcgtaAAGCAGCCGAAATGTTTGGCGTTACACATACGAGATCAATCTATGAGAAAGCAATCGAAATGTTGCCAGATGCTGAAGCACGTGAAATGTGTTTGAAATTTGCCGATCTCGAACGAAAATTGGGTGAAATTGACCGTGCACGTGCCATATATGCACATTGTAGCCAGATATGTGATCCACGTACGGCCACTACATTCTGGAATGCGTGGAAAGATTTTGAGATAAAACATGGAAATGAAGATACGGTACGAGAAATGCTTCGAATAAAACGTTCAGTGATGGCCACATTCAATACACAAGTTAATTTCATGTCCGCACAAATGATGGCTTCTGCTTTCCATCAACAGGATAAAGAACAgaataacaaaatgaatgatttggaAAACATCGCTGCAGAAGCTAATCAACAGACAAAACAAGAGATTAAAAATGCCGTACAATTTGTCAAATCAGATTCAGCAACgaataatggtaataaaatgaatgaaaccatcatcattaccgaTACAGCCAATCCAGATGAAATAAATCTGGATGACGATGAAGATTTGGATGCAGAACAAAgcgatggtgatgaagacGAAAATGGACAATCATCTAAAACTAAATTGACTg aaattgaacaaaaaatggtTCCAAAAGAAGTTTTTGGAGGTTTAcgaaacgacgacgatgatgattga
- the LOC124493192 gene encoding uncharacterized protein LOC124493192, whose amino-acid sequence MSDSELFSEDNCEIEDCVPSTQLDDKLIFKLLDDDVNNEETLLELSHRDDFPCYILNAMHYNDDYLIGITNLIRRLMKIDHESVNRWVGLEQLDGDGDEVVSIFSFFFKLFGEQTEAFAYPEVIEYKDLKFSLYDYVASILCAFILTLNEEQFEEAEEFLFDKLFSSDPIKALMASDIICFMCRVSKPFALDMAEVLFKTMSEIWFEDVKTASSEHQSILQVLQFTYQILLNLSKRIFKFIDKAHFDKLDQSCPHHTNLMIWNNFDFKD is encoded by the exons atgtcCGATTCTGAATTGTTTTCTGAg gACAATTGTGAGATCGAAGATTGTGTTCCATCGACTCAACTTGATGATAAGCTCATTTTCAAActtttggatgatgatgtcaataATGAAGAAACTCTTCTCGAATTAAGTCATCGTGATGATTTTCCCTGTTACATCTTGAATGCAAtgcattataatgatgattatctcATTGGAATAACAAATCTAATTCGAAGATTGATGAAGATTGACCATGAATCGGTTAATCGTTGGGTCGGTTTAGAACAATTGGATGGGGATGGTGATGAAgttgtttcaatattttctttcttttttaaacTTTTCGGTGAACAAACCGAAGCATTTGCCTATCCTGAAGTTATCGAATATAAAGATTT aaaatttagTCTTTATGATTATGTTGCATCCATACTTTGCGCTTTCATTTTGACACTAAATGAAGAACAATTCGAAGAAGctgaagaatttttatttgataaattattcTCTTCGGATCCAATCAAAGCTTTAATGGCCTCGGatatcatttgtttcatgtGTCGAGTTTCAAAACCATTTGCATTGGACATGGCTGAAGTTTTGTTCAAAACAATGAGTGAAATCTGGTTTGAAGATGTCAAAACCGCCTCATCGGAACATCAATCGATACTGCAAGTTTTGCAATTTACCtatcaaattttgttgaatctATCGAAAcgtatttttaaattcattgataaagctcattttgataaattaGATCAATCATGTCCTCATCATACCAATCTAATGATTTGGAATAATTTCGATTTCAAGGATTGA
- the drosha gene encoding ribonuclease 3 drosha — translation MDNKKIRLASPNTVNESNNTSINSNQSSVPPITTSNSNELIFPFLNNPLPIPPHTHPIGLFPPNMAIFPHLNPFSFSPIPFSSPFGLQWPPPPPPFIPPSTTSIPPMARILPPPPPLPAFNRMTTTTTTTIIENNPNNVIRPQTPCSNSSTTNVIKNQNCIHNNNRHHHIVSKSYSHRDDEKRNNNRSSSFDRYKNDDTRTRSNRFNNGGGDDDDDEKYMNKNKIQEIMDQIYSKKIIYKRSTPLEPYYKQKPLIVDKDEIIQTIEGTQQLIDLRDKFKNEILSRAERFRSLKPAFSFPKRKIKLKAHKHHHDKCGYSCASDESDFDDSSDFSDDSDDENENSSMKELERKKSHPYRLHEELWYNEPGEMNDGLLCRCSLKAQRSGIRHGIYLGEGHLPPCDPNTNNRHRLYHYVVSINPKINFLANAPTKIKHDDHIYYFEGYSLFSHFPIPNSFPSCKIIRYNIGYEITFVEDDFPQNFCVGDLDLMFDYIFLELLELVDLNVKAKDDDNGCNRFHFMPRFVRLLENDGKELLSMSLVLEYLYRKSQPLIDDSKLDHYSRMTIHEWNTFATKHKGYLITCPSMKPCSIRVDQVDREKDDIVDDDNNRNADQSRDDDDDKFPVIVHFGIRPPQLSYAGNPKYQKAWRDYVKYRHLLANKEKVTYDDKEILLQKEEKLQEMRSKSDLKRDVTVVVSSKGFYCTGLQCDIVQHSLIIPVLISHLRFHYSLQHLEKIIGYTFNDRSLLQLSLTHPSYRENFGTNPDHARNTLTNCGLRYLEYGDRKVHFMNTRKRGINMLINIMSRFGCNEETVSNINHNERLEFLGDAVVEFLTSIHLYFLFPDLEEGGLATYRAALVQNQHLAVLARKLQLEKFMLYAHGSDLCHDLELRHAMANCFEAFMGALFLDGGIDVADRVFSSTLFDGDDEQSGLLHKIWVNYPRHPIQIQYPNGDRHLIDKVNRLQELAKFEQMTGIEFQHIRLLARAFTHRSVGYNNLTLGSNQRMEFLGDTVLQLIASEYLYKYFPDHHEGHLSLLRSSLVNNKTQSVVCDDLGIIDMTQYNSIKSELKTKDRADLLEAFIGALYVDKGIDYCRTFCEVCFFPRLEQFIMNQDWNDPKSKLQQCCLTLRSADCGEPDIPTYKVIDSKGPTNTRIYEVAVYFRDDRLATGKGHSIQEAEMNAATNALRLSKELFPHLMLQKRVIQRNIIKTTTIKDSRDGETSS, via the exons atggacaataaaaaaattcgactAGCTAGTCCAAATACAGTGAATGAATCTAATAATACTTCGATCAattccaatcaatcatcagtaccaccaataacaacatcgaattcgaatgaattaatttttccttttttaaACAATCCACTACCGATCCCTCCTCATACTCATCCGATTGGATTATTTCCACCCAACATGGCCATATTTCCACATTTAAATCCATTCTCGTTTTCACCGATTCCTTTTTCATCTCCTTTCGGATTACAatggccaccaccaccaccaccatttattccaccatcaacaacatctaTTCCACCAATGGCAAGAATATTGCCGCCACCGCCACCACTGCCTGCTTTCAATCGAATGActacgacaacgacaacaacaatcattgaaaataatcctAACAATGTTATACGACCACAAACTCCATGTTCAAATTCCAGTACCACGAATGTgatcaaaaaccaaaattgtattcataataataatagacatcatcatattgtatCCAAATCTTATAGTCATcgagatgatgaaaaacgaaataataatcgatcatcatcatttgatcgttataaaaatgatgacactCGAACAAGATCTAATCGTtttaataatggtggtggcgatgatgatgatgatgaaaaatacatgaataaaaataaaattcaagaaataatggatcaaatttactcgaaaaaaatcatttataaaCGATCAACACCATTAGAACCttattataaacaaaaaccgTTGATTGTTGATAAAGATGAAATCATTCAAACTATTGAAGGCACACAACAATTGATCGATCTTAGagataaattcaaaaatgaaattctatcACGTGCCGAACGTTTTCGATCATTAAAACCAGCGTTTAGTTTtccaaaacgaaaaatcaaACTGAAAGCacataaacatcatcatg ATAAATGCGGATATTCATGTGCAAGCGATGAAagtgattttgatgatagtAGTGATTTCAGTGATGATtccgatgatgaaaatgaaaatagttCAATGAAAGAATTGGAGAGGAAAAAGTCTCATCCATATCGATTACATGAAGAACTTTGGTATAATGAACCCGGTGAA ATGAATGATGGCCTATTATGTCGTTGTAGTTTGAAAGCACAACGTAGTGGCATCCGACATGGTATATATTTAGGTGAAGGACATTTACCTCCATGCGATCCAAATACGAATAATCGTCATCGGCTTTATCATTATGTTGTATCGATTAATccgaaaattaattttctcgCCAATGCACCaacgaaaatcaaacatgatgatcatatttattatttcgaaGGCTATTCATTATTCTCACATTTTCCGATACCGAATTCATTTCCATCATGTAAAATTATACGCTATAATATTGGCTATGAAATTACATTCGTTGAAGATGATTTTCCACAAAATTTTTGTGTCGGTGATCTTGATCTTATGTTTGATTATATTTTCTTGGAACTATTAGAATTGGTCGATCTTAATGTTAAAgctaaagatgatgataatggttgtAATCGTTTCCATTTCATGCCAAGATTTGTTCGTCTACTAGAAAATGATGGTAAAGAATTACTTTCAATGAGTTTGGTACTCGAATATTTGTATCGAAAATCTCAACCATTAATTGATGACTCAAAATTAGACCACTATTCTCGTATGACCATACATGAATGGAATACATTTGCAACGAAACATAAAGGATATCTGATCACATGTCCATCAATGAAACCATGTTCGATACGTGTCGATCAAGTTGACCGTGAAAAAGATGATATcgttgatgacgataataatcgaaatgCCGATCAAagtcgtgatgatgatgatgataaatttccCGTAATTGTTCACTTTGGAATTCGTCCACCGCAATTAAGTTATGCTGGAAATCCTAAATATCAGAAAGCATGGCGTGATTATGTGAAATATCGTCATCTATTGGCCAACAAGGAAAAAGttacatatgatgataaagaaatCCTATTgcaaaaagaagaaaaactaCAGGAAATGCGATCAAAAAGTGATCTAAAACGTGATGTAACAGTGGTAGTTAGTAGTAAAGGATTCTATTGTACAGGTCTGCAATGTGACATTGTTCaacattcattgatcattccCGTATTAATTAGTCATTTAAGATTTCATTATTCCTTGCAACATCTCGAAAAGATCATTGGATATACATTCAATGATCGATCATTGTTGCAACTTTCACTTACACATCCTTCTTATAGAGAAAATTTCGGTACAAATCCGGATCATGCCCGTAATACGTTGACCAATTGTGGTTTACGTTATCTTGAATATGGTGACCGAAAGGTACATTTCATGAATACCCGTAAGCGAGGCATTAACatgttgatcaatattatGTCACGGTTCGGGTGTAATGAGGAGACCGTTTCGAATATCAACCATAATGAGCGTCTAGAATTTCTGGGCGATGCTGTCGTCGAATTTCTAACATCTAttcatctttattttctatttccCGATCTGGAAGAAGGTGGCCTTGCAACATATCGTGCTGCATTGGTACAGAATCAACATCTGGCCGTATTGGCACGTAAATtacaattggaaaaatttatgCTTTACGCTCATGGATCAGATCTATGTCATGATCTTGAACTAAGACATGCAATGGCCAATTGTTTTGAAGCATTCATGGGTGCATTATTTCTTGATGGCGGTATCGATGTTGCTGATCGCGTTTTTTCCTCTACATtatttgatggtgatgatgaacaatctGGATTATTGCACAAGATATGGGTGAATTATCCACGCCATCCAATACAGATACAGTATCCGAATGGTGATCGTCATCTAATTGATAAGGTAAATCGTCTTCAGGAATTGGCAAAATTCGAACAAATGACTGGTATCGAATTTCAACATATCCGACTGTTGGCACGTGCATTCACACATCGTAGTGTTGGCTATAATAACCTAACATTGGGTTCAAATCAACGAATGGAATTTCTCGGTGATACTGTTCTACAATTAATTGCATCCGAATATCTTTATAAATATTTTCCCGATCATCACGAAGgacatttatcattattacgtAGTTCATTAGTCAATAACAAGACACAGTCGGTTGTTTGTGATGATCTGGGCATTATCGATATGACACAATATAATTCGATAAAATCcgaattaaaaacaaaagatcGTGCTGATTTATTGGAAGCATTTATTGGTGCACTTTACGTGGATAAAGgtattgattattgtcgTACATTTTGTGAGGTTTGTTTCTTTCCACGATTAGAACAATTCATTATGAATCAAGATTGGAATGACCCGAAATCAAAACTACAACAATGTTGTCTAACATTACGATCGGCCGATTGTGGGGAACCAGATATTCCTACTTATAA GGTCATTGATAGTAAAGGTCCAACGAACACACGAATCTATGAGGTTGCCGTCTATTTTCGTGATGATCGATTAGCCACTGGAAAAGGTCATAGTATACAGGAAGCTGAAATGAATGCCGCCACTAATGCTCTTCGATTATccaaag AACTTTTTCCACATCTAATGCTGCAAAAACGAGTCATACAACGaaatataatcaaaacaacgacaataaaaGATTCACGTGATGgtgaaacatcatcataa
- the RpL5 gene encoding ribosomal protein L5: MAGFVKVVKNKAYFKRFQVKFKRRREGKTDYYARRRLVVQDKNKYNTPKYRLIVRFTNKDIICQIAYAKIEGDQIVCAAYAHELPRYGIKVGLTNYAAAYCTGLLLARRLLQKYKLDGIYKGTEEVNGEQYTVENIDGQPRSFRAYLDVGLARTTTGARVFGVMKGAADGGIDIPHSTKRFPGYDNESKEFNAEVHRNHIFGQHVAEYMKKLLEEDEEAYKRQFSQYIKLGITSDELENIYEKAHEAIRNDPSPPAKKQRTKPSDKTKVKVWKAKKLTLAARKNKIEQRKQAVLAKIKGE, translated from the exons atg GCTGGTTTTGTCAAAGTCGTCAAGAACAAAGCTTATTTCAAACGTTTTCAGGTTAAATTCAAAAGGAGGCGAG aGGGCAAAACCGATTACTATGCTCGCCGTCGGTTGGTTGTTCAAGACAAGAACAAATACAATACACCGAAATATCGTTTGATTGTTCGATTCACAAACAAAGACATTATTTGTCAGATTGCCTACGCTAAAATTGAAGGTGATCAAATTGTTTGTGCTGCCTATGCTCATGAATTGCCACGTTATGGTATCAAAGTTGGTCTTACCAATTATGCTGCCGCTTATTGTACCGGGTTGTTGCTTGCTCGTCGG TTGCTTCAAAAATACAAACTTGACGGCATCTATAAAGGAACTGAAGAAGTGAATGGTGAACAATATACAGTGGAGAATATTGATGGCCAACCACGTTCTTTCCGTGCTTATTTGGATGTCGGTTTAGCACGTACAACAACTGGTGCACGTGTATTCGGTGTTATGAAAGGTGCAGCCGATGGTGGTATCGATATTCCTCATTCGACCAAACGTTTCCCTggatatgataatgaatccAAAGAATTTAATGCTGAAGTTCATCGTAATCATATATTCGGTCAACATGTAGCcgaatatatgaaaaaacttttggaAGAAGACGAAGAAGCATATAAACGACAATTTTCTCAATACATTAAACTTGGTATCACTAGCGATgag cTTGAAAACATCTATGAAAAAGCTCATGAAGCAATCCGTAATGATCCATCACCACCGGCGAAGAAACAACGAACCAAACCATCGGATAAAACAAAGGTTAAAGTGTGGAAGGCCAAGAAACTTACATTGGCTGCACgtaagaataaaattgagCAAAGAAAACAAGCCGTTTTGGCTAAAATTAAAGgcgaataa